CGACCGGCCCTACCCAGTATATCGTCTCGCCGCGCGGATTCTTGGATTGGATGACCGGCTGGGCCGCATGCCGCCGCCCCAGGCGGGTGACGCGGATGTCGCCCAGCGTTTCCGGCGGGGCGTCCGGCACATTGACGTTCAGCAGCACGGCTTGCGCAAACGGTTCCGCTTGGCAGCGCTCCACCAATTGCTCCACCACTTTGCCGGCGCTGGCGAAATGCCGGCCGCTGTGGCCCGCCAGAGAAACGGCGATGGACGGTATGCCCAGCATGAAGCCCTCGGTCGCCGCCGCCACGGTGCCGGAATACAAGGTGTCGTCGCCCATATTGGGACCGTGGTTGATGCCGGTGAAGATCATGTCCGGCTTGAAATCCAATAGGCCGGTCACCGCCAGGTGCACGCAGTCGGTGGGCGTGCCGTTGACGTAGTAAAAGCCGTTGGCCGCTTGGCGCGCGGTCAGCGGACGGTCCAGCGTCAGCGAGTTGCTGGCGCCGCTGCGGTCCTGTTCGGGCGCCACCACCACCACATCGCCGTAGCGCGCCAGCGTTTGCGCCAGCATGGCCAGGCCCGGCGCCGAATATCCGTCGTCATTGCTCAACAGAAACTTCATGTAAGGTCTTTCCCTCGATAGCCGGGTGATTGTAGCGCCGCCAGCGTGACAGCGAATAGGGCAATAGTTTCATAGGCCGTAAAAAAACCCGCGGGGGGCGGGTTTTCGGCCTATCGTCAGGCGTAGTAGCGTTTGCTGAACTCCAGCATGCGCTCGATCGGCACGCGGGCCGCGTCCATCTGCTCCGGGGTCAGATAGTCGATCTCCAGGCCCTGGCCTTGCTGGGCGCGTTTGACCGCCTCGATGGTGTTCATCTTCATGTACGGACAGGAGTTGCATTGGCAGCCGGCGTAGATCGGCGCCTGGCGCAGGTCGAGATCCGGACGGGCCAGCCCCATGTTGTACAGGATGCCGTCTTCGGTGGCGACGAAGATCACCGCCTTGGGATCGCCCTGGTAGGCCTTCACCCAATTGAGCATGCCGGAGGTGGAGCCGACGTAATCGGCCTTCTTCAATACCGGCAACGGGCTTTCCGGGTGGGCGATCAGGTATTTCCCGCCCTGGACGGCGGCGAAGGCTTCTTCCAGCGCCGCCTCATTGAACTTGTCGTGCACTTCGCACACGGCCGACCACAGCGGCATGTCGTAGCCGTATTGATCGTTCAGATAGCCGCCCATATTGCGGTCGGGCGAGAAGATCACCTTCTTACCTTCGGCGTACAGGTGGGCGATGATGTCGTCCACATTGCGGCTGGTGACGATCCAGTCGGACACGGCTTTGTGCTCGGCGCTGGAGTTGATGTAGGACACGTGCACATGGTCCGAGTAGCGCTTGCGCCACTGAATCAGCTCGGCGACGTTGGTCTGGGTGACCAGCGAGCAGGTGGAGCCGGCGTCAGGCAGGATGACCGTGGCCTCCGGATTGAGGATCTTGGCGGTTTCCGCCATGAAGCGGACGCCGGCGAACACGATGATGTCCGCCTGGGCCTCCTTGGCGTACAGCGACAATTCCAGGCTATCGCCCACTTTGTCCGCCATCTGCTGGATTTCAGGCTGGGTATAGTAATGGGCGAGGGTGACGACGCGTTTCGTCATGATCAGTTTGCTCCTGCCTGATTCGGG
The Chromobacterium sp. IIBBL 290-4 DNA segment above includes these coding regions:
- the nadA gene encoding quinolinate synthase NadA; amino-acid sequence: MTKRVVTLAHYYTQPEIQQMADKVGDSLELSLYAKEAQADIIVFAGVRFMAETAKILNPEATVILPDAGSTCSLVTQTNVAELIQWRKRYSDHVHVSYINSSAEHKAVSDWIVTSRNVDDIIAHLYAEGKKVIFSPDRNMGGYLNDQYGYDMPLWSAVCEVHDKFNEAALEEAFAAVQGGKYLIAHPESPLPVLKKADYVGSTSGMLNWVKAYQGDPKAVIFVATEDGILYNMGLARPDLDLRQAPIYAGCQCNSCPYMKMNTIEAVKRAQQGQGLEIDYLTPEQMDAARVPIERMLEFSKRYYA
- the surE gene encoding 5'/3'-nucleotidase SurE, encoding MKFLLSNDDGYSAPGLAMLAQTLARYGDVVVVAPEQDRSGASNSLTLDRPLTARQAANGFYYVNGTPTDCVHLAVTGLLDFKPDMIFTGINHGPNMGDDTLYSGTVAAATEGFMLGIPSIAVSLAGHSGRHFASAGKVVEQLVERCQAEPFAQAVLLNVNVPDAPPETLGDIRVTRLGRRHAAQPVIQSKNPRGETIYWVGPVGAVQDAGPDTDFGCVAAGQVSVTPLMLDLTAYGQLDRISTWLRR